The window ATCGTAAAGTTATCCCCGATAGGGATCAAAGCGACATCCAACTTGTTCATTTGTCCAATCAGCTTCATATCAGAGAAAAGCCCGGTGTCTCCTGAATGATATATATTCTTTCCCGCAAAACTAACCACAAACCCACACGGGTTACCGGTATAGGTTATCTGCTCGTCAACTACGGC is drawn from Candidatus Zixiibacteriota bacterium and contains these coding sequences:
- a CDS encoding metal-dependent hydrolase, which gives rise to AVVDEQITYTGNPCGFVVSFAGKNIYHSGDTGLFSDMKLIGQMNKLDVALIPIGDNFTMGIEDAVKAVQFLKPKVVIPMHFDTFDVIKQDPQVFAKKLKGSKSKVKILKIGESYNL